A DNA window from Enterobacter asburiae contains the following coding sequences:
- the pstS gene encoding phosphate ABC transporter substrate-binding protein PstS translates to MKVMRTTVATVVAATLSLSAFSVFAEASLTGAGATFPAPVYAKWADTYQKETGNKVNYQGIGSSGGVKQITANTVDFGASDAPLSDDKLAQEGLFQFPTVIGGVVLAINLPGVKSGELVLDGKTLGDIYLGKIKKWDDEAIAKLNPGLKLPSQNIAVVRRADGSGTSFVFTSYLAKVNEEWKSKVGSGSTVNWPTGLGGKGNDGIAAFVQRLPGSIGYVEYAYAKQNNLSYTKLVSADGKPVSPTEENFANAAKGADWSKSFAQDLTNQKGEGAWPITSTTFILVHKEQKKPEQGAEVLKFFDWAYKNGGKQANALDYATLPDNVVEQIRAAWKTNVKDSSGKALY, encoded by the coding sequence ATGAAAGTTATGCGTACCACTGTCGCAACTGTTGTCGCCGCGACCTTATCTCTGAGCGCGTTCTCTGTATTTGCAGAAGCAAGCCTGACTGGCGCTGGTGCAACCTTCCCTGCGCCGGTGTATGCCAAATGGGCGGATACCTACCAGAAAGAAACCGGTAACAAGGTTAACTATCAGGGTATCGGCTCCTCCGGTGGCGTTAAACAAATTACCGCGAACACTGTTGATTTCGGCGCATCAGACGCTCCGCTGTCTGATGACAAACTGGCTCAGGAAGGCCTGTTCCAGTTCCCAACCGTGATCGGCGGTGTGGTTCTGGCCATCAACCTGCCGGGCGTGAAGTCGGGTGAGCTGGTGTTGGACGGCAAGACGCTGGGTGACATCTACCTGGGCAAAATCAAAAAATGGGATGACGAAGCGATCGCTAAACTCAACCCAGGCCTGAAGCTGCCTTCTCAGAACATCGCCGTGGTTCGCCGCGCGGATGGTTCCGGTACCTCTTTCGTGTTCACCAGCTACCTGGCAAAAGTGAACGAAGAGTGGAAATCTAAAGTCGGCTCCGGCTCTACCGTTAACTGGCCAACCGGTCTGGGCGGTAAAGGTAACGACGGTATCGCCGCATTCGTACAGCGTCTGCCTGGCTCAATTGGTTACGTAGAGTATGCGTACGCTAAGCAGAACAACCTGTCCTACACCAAACTGGTTTCAGCCGACGGCAAACCGGTTAGCCCGACCGAAGAGAACTTTGCTAACGCGGCGAAAGGCGCTGACTGGAGCAAATCCTTCGCGCAGGATCTGACTAACCAGAAAGGCGAAGGTGCATGGCCAATCACCTCTACCACCTTCATCCTGGTTCACAAAGAGCAGAAGAAACCTGAGCAGGGCGCCGAAGTGCTGAAGTTCTTCGACTGGGCGTACAAAAACGGCGGCAAACAGGCTAACGCCCTGGATTACGCCACCCTGCCGGACAACGTAGTTGAGCAGATTCGCGCTGCATGGAAAACCAACGTGAAAGACAGCAGCGGTAAAGCGCTGTACTAA
- the yidZ gene encoding HTH-type transcriptional regulator YidZ, giving the protein MKKPISSLDLNLLLCLQLLLQERSVTKAAKRMNVTPSAVSKSLAKLRDWFDDPLFVKTPLGLLPTPLTVSLEQDLADWMQIGNQILDKFHHDSPGGLTFVLAAETPLMLIRFNALLEQVNQRYPQATVKMRHWDYDSLDAITRGEVDLGFTGRETHPRSRELLKLMPWFIDYEILFSDCPCVYLREDHPALQDEWNLETFLRYPHISIFWERSDTWALDEVLKEMGRERNIAMSVPGFEQSMFMAAQPGHNYIATAPHYCHHYNQLHQRKLIALPIPIDEAQAEKLTVPFTLIWHKRNSHNPKILWLRETIKALYGASDPIFA; this is encoded by the coding sequence ATGAAGAAGCCCATCAGCAGTCTCGATCTTAACCTGTTGCTGTGCCTGCAGCTTTTGCTGCAGGAGCGCAGCGTCACCAAAGCGGCGAAACGGATGAACGTGACGCCGTCTGCGGTGAGTAAATCGCTGGCCAAGCTGCGTGACTGGTTTGACGACCCGCTGTTTGTCAAAACGCCGTTGGGGCTGCTGCCGACCCCGCTGACGGTAAGCCTGGAGCAGGATCTGGCTGACTGGATGCAAATCGGCAACCAGATCCTCGATAAATTCCACCATGATTCCCCGGGCGGGCTAACGTTCGTGCTGGCCGCCGAAACGCCGTTGATGCTGATCCGCTTTAACGCCCTGCTGGAGCAGGTGAACCAGCGCTATCCGCAGGCTACGGTGAAGATGCGTCACTGGGATTACGACTCGCTGGACGCCATTACGCGTGGAGAGGTGGATCTGGGATTCACCGGACGCGAAACGCACCCGCGCTCGCGTGAATTGCTGAAGCTAATGCCGTGGTTCATCGACTATGAGATCCTGTTCAGCGACTGTCCGTGCGTGTATCTGCGTGAGGATCACCCCGCGCTACAGGATGAATGGAACCTCGAGACCTTCCTGCGCTACCCGCACATCAGCATCTTCTGGGAACGCAGCGACACCTGGGCACTGGACGAAGTGCTAAAGGAGATGGGTCGGGAGAGAAACATTGCCATGAGCGTGCCGGGCTTTGAGCAGTCGATGTTTATGGCGGCCCAGCCCGGCCATAACTATATCGCCACCGCTCCGCACTACTGCCATCACTACAATCAACTCCACCAGCGGAAGCTGATCGCGCTGCCCATTCCCATTGACGAAGCGCAGGCTGAAAAGCTTACCGTTCCCTTCACGCTGATCTGGCATAAACGGAACAGCCATAATCCGAAAATCCTCTGGCTGCGGGAAACCATCAAGGCGCTGTACGGTGCCAGCGATCCAATTTTTGCCTAA
- the pstB gene encoding phosphate ABC transporter ATP-binding protein PstB, with the protein MSMVDTAPGKIQVRDLNFYYGKFHALKNINLDIAKNQVTAFIGPSGCGKSTLLRTFNKMYSLYPEQRAEGEIILDGENILTQAQDIALLRAKVGMVFQKPTPFPMSIYDNIAFGVRLFEKLSRADMDERVQWALTKAALWNETKDKLHQSGYSLSGGQQQRLCIARGIAIRPEVLLLDEPCSALDPISTGRIEELITELKQDYTVVIVTHNMQQAARCSDHTAFMYLGELIEFSDTDALFTRPAKKQTEDYITGRYG; encoded by the coding sequence ATGAGTATGGTTGATACTGCCCCGGGTAAGATTCAGGTTCGTGATTTGAACTTCTACTACGGCAAATTCCATGCCCTGAAGAACATCAACCTGGATATCGCGAAGAACCAGGTCACGGCATTTATCGGTCCGTCCGGCTGTGGGAAATCCACGCTGCTGCGCACCTTTAACAAAATGTATTCGCTCTATCCGGAGCAGCGCGCTGAGGGTGAAATCATCCTGGACGGTGAAAACATTCTGACCCAGGCGCAGGATATCGCCCTGCTGCGCGCCAAAGTGGGGATGGTGTTCCAGAAACCAACGCCTTTCCCGATGTCGATTTATGACAACATCGCGTTTGGCGTGCGTCTGTTTGAAAAACTCTCCCGTGCCGATATGGACGAGCGCGTGCAGTGGGCTTTGACCAAGGCCGCATTATGGAACGAAACCAAAGATAAGTTGCACCAGAGCGGTTACTCTCTCTCCGGTGGTCAGCAGCAGCGTCTGTGCATTGCGCGCGGTATTGCTATTCGCCCGGAAGTGTTGCTGCTGGATGAGCCGTGTTCAGCGCTGGACCCGATCTCAACCGGCCGTATTGAAGAGCTGATCACCGAGCTGAAGCAGGATTACACCGTGGTTATCGTGACCCATAACATGCAGCAGGCTGCACGTTGTTCCGATCACACGGCGTTTATGTACCTGGGCGAGTTGATTGAGTTCAGCGATACGGACGCGCTGTTCACCAGGCCCGCGAAGAAACAAACCGAAGATTATATTACTGGCCGCTACGGTTGA
- the phoU gene encoding phosphate signaling complex protein PhoU produces the protein MDNLNLNKHISGQFNAELESIRTQVMTMGGMVEQQLSDAITAMHNQDSELAKRVIEGDKNVNMMEVAIDEACVRIIAKRQPTASDLRLVMAIIKTIAELERIGDVADKICRTALEKFSQQHQPLLVSLESLGRHTVQMLHDVLDAFARMDLDEAVRIYREDKKVDQEYEGIVRQLMTYMMEDSRTIPSVLTALFCARSIERIGDRCQNICEYIFYFVKGQDFRHVGGDELDKLLAGKDPKE, from the coding sequence ATGGACAACCTCAATCTTAATAAACACATTTCCGGCCAGTTCAACGCAGAGCTGGAAAGCATTCGCACCCAGGTAATGACCATGGGCGGCATGGTCGAGCAGCAGCTTTCTGATGCGATTACGGCAATGCACAACCAGGACAGCGAGCTGGCGAAGCGCGTTATTGAAGGCGACAAAAACGTCAACATGATGGAAGTCGCTATCGACGAGGCCTGCGTGCGCATTATCGCGAAACGCCAGCCGACGGCGAGCGATCTGCGTCTGGTAATGGCGATCATCAAAACCATCGCCGAGCTGGAGCGTATTGGTGACGTTGCGGATAAAATCTGCCGCACCGCGCTGGAGAAGTTCTCTCAACAGCACCAGCCGCTGCTGGTGAGCCTGGAGTCGCTGGGCCGCCACACCGTGCAGATGCTGCACGATGTGCTGGATGCCTTTGCGCGTATGGACCTGGACGAAGCGGTGCGTATCTACCGTGAAGACAAGAAGGTCGACCAGGAGTATGAAGGCATCGTGCGTCAGCTGATGACCTACATGATGGAAGATTCACGTACGATCCCAAGCGTACTGACCGCCCTGTTCTGCGCGCGCTCTATTGAGCGTATCGGCGACCGCTGCCAGAACATTTGCGAATACATCTTCTACTTCGTGAAAGGTCAGGACTTCCGTCACGTGGGCGGCGACGAGCTGGACAAGCTGCTGGCGGGTAAAGATCCGAAAGAGTGA
- a CDS encoding 4'-phosphopantetheinyl transferase family protein translates to MATHFARGILTEGRLVSARISSACHSEALTLPEHRRTRFLASRALLAELLFMLYGTSELPDIITQPEGRPVFADPDLPRFSIAYAGNIIGVALTTEGDCGLDMELQRATRSLHGGNAHEDYPLSSNERLWVRNQNDPVEARAQLITLRQSIRKLCGCASDDASLLQLLPGSGRLRAAQATLVEALSDAEDVLIWSIAVTPAIERMKIWEFDSQQGWRSLPDVPERANEPAARLMRLTSLPAEKAFTLS, encoded by the coding sequence ATGGCTACGCACTTTGCAAGAGGGATACTTACGGAAGGACGTCTCGTATCGGCAAGAATTTCTTCAGCCTGTCACAGTGAAGCACTCACTCTCCCGGAACACCGCAGAACGCGGTTTTTAGCTTCCCGGGCGCTTCTCGCAGAACTGCTGTTTATGCTGTACGGCACCAGCGAGCTGCCGGACATCATTACCCAACCCGAAGGTCGCCCGGTCTTTGCCGACCCGGATCTCCCTCGTTTTTCGATTGCCTACGCGGGCAATATCATTGGCGTCGCGCTGACCACCGAAGGGGATTGTGGGCTGGATATGGAACTTCAGCGCGCGACACGTAGCTTGCATGGCGGTAATGCGCATGAAGACTATCCGCTCTCCAGCAATGAGAGGCTGTGGGTACGCAACCAGAACGATCCTGTCGAAGCCCGAGCCCAGCTCATTACCCTGCGCCAGAGCATCCGCAAGCTCTGTGGATGCGCCTCAGACGACGCCAGCCTGCTGCAGCTGCTGCCAGGCTCCGGACGTCTGCGTGCCGCCCAGGCCACGCTGGTAGAGGCGCTCAGTGACGCAGAGGATGTGCTCATTTGGTCCATTGCGGTTACCCCCGCCATCGAACGCATGAAAATCTGGGAATTTGACAGCCAACAGGGATGGCGTAGCCTTCCTGATGTGCCCGAGCGCGCCAACGAGCCCGCCGCACGCCTGATGCGTTTAACCAGTTTACCGGCAGAAAAAGCATTCACCCTTAGCTGA
- a CDS encoding NADPH-dependent FMN reductase, with amino-acid sequence MSDTLKVVTLLGSLRKGSFNGMVARTLPQLAPAGMEISALPSIGDIPLYDADLQQEEGFPQSVEALAEQIRQADGVVIVTPEYNYSVPGGLKNAIDWLSRLPEQPLAGKPVLIQTSSMGAIGGARCQYHLRQILVFLDAMVMNKPEFMGGVIQNKVDPQTGEVVDQSTRDHLSGQLTAFGDYIKRVKA; translated from the coding sequence ATGTCTGATACGTTGAAAGTAGTTACGTTACTGGGAAGCCTGCGCAAAGGTTCATTTAACGGGATGGTTGCCCGCACGCTGCCACAGCTGGCACCGGCAGGAATGGAAATTAGCGCCCTGCCGTCTATTGGCGATATTCCGCTGTATGACGCTGACCTACAGCAGGAAGAGGGTTTTCCGCAGAGCGTTGAGGCGCTGGCAGAGCAGATCCGCCAGGCCGACGGCGTGGTCATCGTCACGCCGGAGTATAACTATTCGGTTCCGGGTGGCCTGAAGAATGCCATCGACTGGCTGTCCCGCTTACCTGAGCAGCCGCTGGCAGGCAAACCGGTGCTGATCCAGACCAGCTCAATGGGCGCCATTGGCGGCGCGCGCTGCCAGTATCATCTGCGCCAGATCCTGGTGTTCCTGGATGCGATGGTCATGAACAAGCCGGAATTTATGGGTGGTGTGATTCAGAACAAAGTCGACCCGCAAACGGGTGAAGTGGTGGATCAGAGCACGCGCGATCATCTGTCTGGCCAGCTGACGGCGTTTGGGGATTATATTAAGCGGGTGAAGGCGTAA
- the yieH gene encoding 6-phosphogluconate phosphatase, translated as MSGIEAVFFDCDGTLVDSEVICSRAYVTMFQEFGITLELEEVFKRFKGVKLYEIIDIINEEHGVDLAKADLEPVYRAEVARLFDSELEVISGANALLDAMTVPVCVVSNGPVSKMQHSLGKLEMLHHFPEKLFSGYDIQRWKPDPALMFHAAKAMNVNVENCILVDDSSAGAQSGIDAGMEVFYFCADPHNKPIDHPNVTTFTDLAQLPALWKARGWDITR; from the coding sequence ATGTCCGGAATTGAAGCGGTATTTTTCGACTGCGACGGTACGCTGGTCGACAGTGAGGTCATTTGTTCCCGCGCGTATGTCACCATGTTCCAGGAATTTGGCATTACGCTGGAACTCGAAGAGGTGTTTAAACGCTTTAAGGGCGTAAAGCTCTACGAGATCATCGACATCATTAACGAAGAACACGGTGTTGATCTGGCGAAAGCCGATCTGGAACCGGTGTACCGCGCCGAGGTCGCACGCCTGTTCGACTCCGAACTGGAGGTTATCTCCGGAGCTAACGCGTTGCTGGATGCGATGACGGTGCCGGTCTGCGTCGTCTCTAACGGCCCGGTCAGCAAAATGCAGCACTCGCTGGGCAAGCTTGAGATGTTGCACCATTTCCCGGAAAAACTGTTCAGCGGCTACGATATCCAGCGCTGGAAGCCAGACCCGGCGCTGATGTTCCATGCGGCAAAAGCGATGAACGTCAACGTAGAGAACTGTATTCTGGTGGATGACTCGTCTGCGGGCGCGCAGTCGGGGATTGATGCGGGGATGGAGGTGTTTTACTTCTGCGCCGACCCGCACAACAAGCCGATCGATCATCCCAATGTCACGACCTTTACCGATCTGGCGCAGCTGCCAGCGCTGTGGAAGGCGCGCGGGTGGGATATTACTCGCTGA
- the pstC gene encoding phosphate ABC transporter permease PstC, giving the protein MAATKPAFNPPGKKGDMIFSALVKLAALIVLLLLGGIIVSLIFSSWPSIQKFGFSFLWTKEWDAPNDIYGALVPIYGTLVTSFIALLIAVPVSFGIALFLTELAPGWLRRPLGIAIELLAAIPSIVYGMWGLFIFAPLFATYFQEPVGNVLSAIPFVGALFSGPAFGIGILAAGVILAIMIIPYIAAVMRDVFEQTPVMMKESAYGIGCTTWEVIWRIVLPFTKNGVIGGVMLGLGRALGETMAVTFIIGNTYQLDSASLYMPGNSITSALANEFAEAESGLHVAALMELGLILFVITFIVLAISKLMIMRLAKNEGAR; this is encoded by the coding sequence ATGGCTGCAACCAAGCCTGCATTTAACCCTCCGGGTAAAAAAGGTGACATGATTTTCAGCGCGCTGGTGAAACTGGCTGCGCTGATTGTGCTATTGCTGCTGGGCGGCATTATCGTGTCTCTGATTTTCTCCTCATGGCCGAGCATCCAGAAATTCGGTTTTTCCTTCCTGTGGACCAAAGAGTGGGACGCGCCGAACGACATCTACGGTGCCCTGGTGCCGATTTACGGCACGCTGGTGACCTCGTTCATCGCCCTGCTGATTGCGGTTCCGGTGAGCTTTGGTATTGCCCTGTTCCTGACGGAGCTGGCGCCGGGCTGGCTGCGACGCCCGCTGGGTATTGCCATCGAACTGCTGGCGGCCATTCCAAGTATCGTTTACGGCATGTGGGGCCTGTTCATCTTTGCTCCGCTGTTCGCCACGTATTTCCAGGAACCAGTCGGTAACGTGCTTTCCGCCATTCCGTTTGTGGGTGCCCTGTTCTCTGGCCCGGCTTTCGGTATCGGCATTCTGGCGGCAGGTGTGATCCTCGCCATCATGATTATTCCGTACATTGCGGCGGTTATGCGCGATGTCTTCGAACAAACGCCGGTGATGATGAAAGAGTCGGCCTACGGCATCGGCTGCACCACCTGGGAAGTTATCTGGCGCATTGTCCTTCCGTTCACCAAAAATGGGGTGATCGGGGGCGTGATGCTGGGCTTAGGTCGTGCGCTGGGTGAAACCATGGCGGTCACCTTTATCATCGGTAACACCTACCAGCTCGACAGCGCGTCGCTCTACATGCCGGGTAACAGTATTACCTCGGCGCTGGCGAATGAATTTGCGGAAGCGGAATCCGGGCTGCACGTGGCGGCGCTGATGGAGCTGGGTCTGATTCTGTTCGTTATCACCTTCATTGTTCTGGCGATTTCCAAGCTGATGATTATGCGCCTCGCTAAAAATGAGGGGGCACGCTAA
- the adeP gene encoding adenine permease AdeP, producing the protein MSQQHTTQTSGQGLLERVFKLREHGTTARTEVIAGFTTFLTMVYIVFVNPQILGVAGMDTSAVFVTTCLIAALGSILMGVFANLPVALAPAMGLNAFFAFVVVQAMGLPWQVGMGAIFWGAVGLLLLTIFRVRYWMIANIPVSLRVGITSGIGLFIGMMGLKNAGVIVANPDTLVSIGHLTSHNVLLGVLGFFIIAILASRNIHAAVLVSIVVTTLLGWMLGDVHYNGIVSAPPSVSTVIGHVDLAGSLNLGLAGVIFSFMLVNLFDSSGTLIGVTDKAGLADEKGKFPRMKQALFVDSVSSVTGAFIGTSSVTAYIESSSGVSVGGRTGLTAVVVGILFLLVIFLSPLAGMVPPYAAAGALIYVGVLMTSSLSRVKWDDLTEAVPAFITAVMMPFSFSITEGIALGFISYCVMKIGTGRFRDLSPCVIVVALLFVLKIVFIDAK; encoded by the coding sequence ATGAGTCAACAACACACTACCCAGACATCTGGTCAGGGTCTGCTTGAGCGCGTTTTTAAACTGCGCGAGCACGGCACAACGGCACGCACCGAAGTGATCGCTGGTTTCACCACCTTCCTGACGATGGTCTATATCGTTTTTGTGAACCCTCAAATTCTGGGCGTTGCTGGCATGGATACCAGCGCCGTCTTCGTGACAACCTGTCTGATCGCGGCCCTTGGCAGCATCCTGATGGGTGTATTCGCTAACCTGCCGGTTGCGCTGGCACCGGCGATGGGCCTGAATGCGTTCTTCGCGTTCGTGGTTGTTCAGGCGATGGGGCTGCCGTGGCAGGTTGGCATGGGCGCCATCTTCTGGGGCGCGGTTGGCCTGCTGCTGCTGACCATTTTCCGCGTACGTTACTGGATGATTGCGAACATTCCCGTGAGCCTGCGCGTGGGCATCACCAGCGGTATCGGTCTGTTCATCGGTATGATGGGGCTGAAAAACGCCGGCGTTATCGTGGCGAACCCGGATACGCTGGTGAGCATCGGTCACCTGACCTCTCATAACGTGCTGCTGGGCGTGCTGGGCTTCTTTATCATCGCGATCCTGGCTTCCCGTAATATTCACGCGGCGGTGCTGGTGTCTATCGTTGTCACCACCCTGCTGGGCTGGATGCTGGGCGATGTTCACTATAACGGTATCGTCTCCGCGCCACCGAGCGTTTCTACCGTGATTGGTCACGTCGATCTGGCGGGTTCCCTGAACCTGGGCCTGGCGGGCGTGATTTTCTCCTTCATGCTGGTCAACCTGTTTGACTCCTCCGGCACGCTGATTGGCGTGACCGACAAAGCGGGCCTGGCGGATGAGAAAGGGAAATTCCCGCGCATGAAGCAGGCGCTGTTTGTGGACAGCGTCTCCTCTGTGACCGGCGCTTTTATCGGAACCTCGTCCGTTACCGCGTACATTGAATCGTCTTCCGGCGTGTCCGTGGGCGGCCGTACCGGCCTGACGGCGGTGGTTGTGGGTATTCTGTTCCTGCTGGTGATCTTCCTCTCTCCGCTGGCGGGTATGGTTCCTCCGTATGCGGCAGCCGGCGCGCTGATCTATGTGGGTGTGCTGATGACCTCCAGCCTGTCACGCGTGAAGTGGGATGATTTAACCGAAGCGGTGCCGGCGTTTATTACCGCCGTGATGATGCCGTTCAGCTTCTCGATTACCGAAGGTATCGCGCTGGGCTTTATCTCTTACTGCGTAATGAAGATCGGTACCGGCCGCTTCCGCGACCTCAGCCCGTGCGTCATCGTTGTGGCGCTGCTGTTTGTGCTGAAGATTGTGTTTATTGACGCCAAATAA
- the pstA gene encoding phosphate ABC transporter permease PstA, whose amino-acid sequence MATLEMQATAELAESRRKMQARRRMKNRIALSLSMATMAFGLFWLVWILFSTVVRGIDGMSLSLFTEMTPPPNTAGGGLANALAGSGLLILWATVFGTPLGIMAGIYLAEYGRKSWLAEVIRFINDILLSAPSIVVGLFVYTVVVAQMEHFSGWAGVIALALLQVPIVIRTTENMLKLVPDSLREAAYALGTPKWKMISAITLKASVSGIMTGILLAVARIAGETAPLLFTSLSNQFWSTDMMQPIANLPVTIFKFAMSPFAEWQQLAWAGVLIITLCVLLLNILARVIFAKKKHG is encoded by the coding sequence ATGGCCACTCTCGAAATGCAAGCTACCGCTGAACTGGCGGAATCCCGCCGCAAAATGCAGGCCAGACGCCGCATGAAAAACCGTATTGCCCTGTCGCTCTCTATGGCGACAATGGCGTTCGGCCTGTTCTGGCTGGTCTGGATCCTCTTCTCGACGGTCGTTCGCGGGATTGACGGGATGTCACTGTCGCTTTTCACCGAAATGACGCCACCGCCGAACACGGCGGGTGGTGGCCTGGCTAATGCCCTGGCGGGCAGCGGCTTGCTGATCCTCTGGGCGACGGTCTTCGGCACGCCGCTGGGCATCATGGCGGGTATCTACCTGGCTGAATACGGTCGTAAATCCTGGCTGGCCGAAGTCATTCGCTTCATCAACGACATTCTGCTGTCTGCACCTTCTATCGTCGTGGGTCTGTTTGTTTACACCGTGGTGGTGGCGCAGATGGAACACTTCTCCGGCTGGGCGGGCGTGATTGCCCTGGCGCTGCTACAGGTGCCGATTGTTATTCGTACCACCGAGAACATGCTGAAACTGGTGCCGGACAGCCTGCGTGAAGCGGCTTATGCGCTGGGTACGCCGAAATGGAAGATGATCTCTGCAATTACGCTGAAGGCGTCCGTCTCCGGGATCATGACCGGTATCCTGCTGGCGGTTGCGCGTATCGCGGGTGAAACGGCGCCGCTGCTGTTTACGTCTCTCTCCAATCAGTTCTGGAGCACGGACATGATGCAGCCGATCGCCAACCTGCCGGTGACGATCTTTAAATTTGCGATGAGCCCATTCGCGGAATGGCAGCAGCTGGCCTGGGCCGGGGTGCTGATCATTACCCTTTGCGTACTGTTGCTGAACATTCTGGCGCGCGTCATTTTCGCGAAGAAGAAACACGGTTAA